tctgAATTTTCATTCAACCTTCTTCTGGTAGAGATGGAAAGGCTTCCCAAAACGTTAACTACAATTAAAcgttaactacaaagtagcctatccCTACCTGACAGAATgatatgattatttgcatcaatccagtggccatttgttttgcaaactctgcaACTTTCTACAGAAACGTTGCTGAACAACAGTCTCTTGCTGGTGCGAACTTGCATTAACTTCACCCAATAATCTAAATAAGCATTGCtgtggacttagaacatccaattTGTTTTTtctattaaagctgcaatatgtaactttttgggggcgacctgaccaaattcacatagaaatgtgagttacacGTTATTCTTATTGAAAGCAAGTTTTAAGTGGTAAAtctgttctgtgttctattcacaccagcttcaaacagctgaaaataccatatttttggttatggaaaagattTCACAGtgttttagatggtacaatgattctctatacTATAGTTTCTTGAAATTATGCGATaaattagtaaatattttcttaactatttatttaacggcattgttggttaagggctcgtatgtaagcatttcacagtaaggttgttgtattccgtgcatgtgacaaatcaaatttgatttgactattagaattttagcaaccaggaaatggcggagctaTTTCTGCATTGTGCACATTTAAAGTGTGATTGAGCATGAAAACTTGGGAAAACAAACCTggggaaatgtatttatttttttacccctttttctcccctatggtatccaattgttattTACAGTCTTGTCTGACAATGATCAGTCTTGTCTGCTCGCtgaaactcccgtacggactcgcggaggtcgagagccatgcatcctccgaaacacgatccaaccaagccgcaccgcttcttgacacaatgcccgcttaacccggaagctagTCACTCGGAAggaacaccgtgcacctggtgaacATGTCAGAGTGCATTGCGCCTGGacagccacaggagtcgctagagggTGATGGGACAAGggcatccctgccagccaaaccctctcctaacacggatgacgcagggccaattgtttgctgccccatgggtctcccggtcgtggccggctgcgacagagcctggactcgaaccaggatctctagtggcacagctagcaactgAAAAACAAATTTAACTAAACAGAACCAGGCAAAAAATAAAGCTGAGTTTATAGGGCCCCATTTACATTCTAATCCTATTTTGTGAATTCTACTTACCTCCAGCTCCAACTGATCGTAGTTTTGGCATGCCCCCAGCGAAAAGGCCTCCAGGGCCTCCCCCTGACCCACCACTGCTCCCTCCTGCTCTACCACAGCCACCACCACTTTCCTTTGGTTCTGGGGAAAGCAGAGGTACAAATTTCCTTGTTACACTGTTGTGTTGATAATGCTTGCATTTATATTGTTGAAAGCTTTGTGGCAAGGAATTTTGcatgtatagtaccagtcaagtttggaccactactcattcaagtttttttttagattaatagtgaagacatcaaaactatgaaatcatgtagtaaccaaaaaactatttcaaaaaaattataattaaagTATATAtttggcattcactcaaccagcttcacatggaatgcttttccaacagttttgaaggagttccaacatatgctgagcacgtgttggctgcttttccttcacaccgCGGTCCAACTCATTGCAGGAGAATgcggtggtagccatgctggataagtgtgccttgaattctaaataaaatcactgacagtgtcaccagcaaagcacccgcacacctcctccttcatacTCCATGGTgcgaaccacacatgcggagatcatccgttcacctactatgCGTCTCACGAAAACAgaggttggaactaaaaatctcaaatttggaaacATTTCCACCGGCCTAATGTACATTGCTCGTGtttattggcccaagcaagtctcttcttcttcttattggtgtcctttagtaatggtttctttgcagcaattcgaccatgaaggactgattcacagtgtcctctgaacagttgatgttgagatgtgtctgttacttgaactccgtgaatcatttatttgggctgcaatttctgaggctgcttcagcagaggtaactctgggtcttccattcctgtggcggtcctcatgagagccagtttcatcatagcgcttgatgatttttgcgactgcacttgaagaattttcaaagttcttgacattttccagattgactgaccttaatttcgtaaagtaatgatggactgtcatttctctttgcttattttagttGTTTTATTTtctccataatatggacttggtcttttaccaaatagggcactcttctgtataccatccctaccatgtcacaacacaactcattggctcaaacgcattaagtagaaaagaaatcccacaaataaacttttaacaaggcacacctgttaattggaatgcattacaggtgactacctcatgaagctggttgaaagaatgccaagagtgtgcaaagctgtcatcaaggcaaacagtggctactttgaagaatcaaaaatatattttgatttgtttaacacttttttggttactacatgattccatgtgttatttcatagttttgatgtcttcactattattctacaatgtagaaaatagtacaaataaagaaaaaccctggaatgagtaggtgtgtccaaacttttgactggtactgtatgtatgtataaagtctgtgtgtgagtgtgtgtcagcgGGAATTGAGGAGAGTGCAAAAGTTAGTTTCTATCTCCTATATGTTTACTACGCTACTTACTCTCTATAATAGGTGCACTTCGGTCATTGACCACTCCAACCTTCTTCAGCCTGGCTCCTTTGGAGATGTCAGAGAGCAATGCTCCTCTCCCCTTCGCCTCATCCCGATTCAACTTAGGTGCTCTAGTGTTCGCCTGAGGAGAGGATGTTAGTTAGGTTGACCACGCAAATGATAACATGAACTGCATACCGTACTGTCGTTATAGCAACAGATAAAGTAGATGGCAATGCAGCATTATGGTGCAAGTCGATAGTAATCCACATGGTGCctgcgtgggtgtgtgtttggCCAGCTTGGACCTTCTTGGTTtgtgtttggatttgtttaaaagGTAAAAACTGCATCATTAAATTGAAGCCTTTATAAACATGGCATATCAACCCTAGAAATCATACTATGGGAAATGTGGgcataataatatattaggcaTAGTATCTAACATCAGAAGGTGTCGTATCATCCTTAACAATACAACAGCAAATAATGTGTGACTTCAGTTATTTTATCATGTAAACATGAATCTCTAGAAACCCTTCAGAGGACTTCTGAGTTTTGTCATTTTTGAACATCGGTTTAGGAGCTGGACTGACCTGGTtggaggtggggggaggggggggtcctggaggaggagggggagggggaggaggagggacggGCATCCTGTCCCTCTGTGGGCACCTTGGGGAGGAGGCTTGTTCACCGTCTCAGCTCTGGGTACACCCTCAAACTCCTGCGAAACAAGACAGAGGGGAGACTTGGCTAAAATAAATGCACACAACAGGGTCAAAAATTAACACTCCTGAACTGGGGATAGAGTAAAATTGTCAATCATGACACAACGAGGATGTACATTGGTAGACTGTATGGAATTCAGGCAAGTCAAGATATCATTGGGACATCTGTTCAAGGACCATTACAATTCACCTCTATTAGTAGTTGACTACAATGGTGGCGTGGCCCACACTAAAAACAGCTATCCTCAAATTCTACATGCATATACTCACTCTAGAATGATTCAGCTCAGGAGAGCTCCCCAAACCAGTTCGCTGGCTGGGCGGAGCTCATTGTGAATACAGACATACAGCACGTTGAGCTAGGCCGCGCAGCAAACCCCACCCTCCTTCGCTCACCCCTAAACTCCATTCCACAAGCTACCTGTCAAGAGTGTTTGAAAAGGTTTTCACAGAAGAGGGAAACAAATGGAATGTCATCGGGTGAGCTTGCCAGTGAGGAGATAAGGAACGGAAACGTAGCAGCCGTTGTAAGTTGCTACCTCGAGCGAAACCGAGAGTGGACAGCACAGCCCACCACTTCATGACTCATCCATTGACAGGATTTGATGTTATTGTTTTTGCCCTACCGGCACCAACCATTTACACCTATCAAAATGTCTCTAGAATCTCCCATAAATGTTAAATTGTGTTGAGATCTAGTGACTGAGGCAGCCATGGCATATGGGTAacatcattttcatgctcatcaaaccattcagtgaccactcatgcTTCCacacggggcattgtcatcctatgggggggggcatagccatggtagccaaaataatggcctgcccagcatttttgtacatgaccctaagcatgatgggatgttaattgcttaactaacacaggaaccacacctgtgtggaagcacttgCTTTCCtgatttactgtagtgttttcattattttggcagttatcaCGTGTACATGCGCCTACTTGGAGAATTGCCAATGGACTACAATGTGAATCCTATGTCTGACGTTGTATGACATTCTTACAAGGTAGGGGAGGTGTACAGCTCCTTCTCCAACCTAATATGTGACCAACTGAGTTATATGCTTTTGTGGACGGGTAAAtaaatgaggggggaaaaagtGCATGATGTCATTAACTATTCTGGGCCTAACGTCATATAAAACAAACTAGCAACCCTAAAACGTGCAGGCATGAGTCAGAAGTGTCACTTGAATTTCACTTTATGATATGCAGAAAATGTGACGGAGTTTGTTACTGAACTGTAAGCACTGATTTGACAAGGGAAATCATAAGTGTTCTCGAGTCGCTAGCCAATGTCTATGCACACTCCGTCAATCTACAAGAGGTGACAGGTGAGCGAGCCCAAAAACATGCAAGTTAGAAAAAAAATGCAATTCCTTCCTCTTGGCCTAAAAGTTGAACTACCTAACTGTGCATTACTGTTTGAATTAATGTAGCAATATAAGTAACATGTATATAAGGTGTGTTAACTAGCCATTATCTGGATAACATGTTGATCTAACGAAAGTTAGCTGGGTGGATTGGCAGTGACTTACCCCGTCTCGGAGGATTTGAGTCTCGTCTTCAATAACAACATGAATAGACACTGCAGTTTTGGCAAGTTTGCTACTTAACACAATCACAGGCAGTAGGCGGCTCTCTTGGTTACTTGCTTAGAAAATCAAATACAAAACACTAGCAGCTAATTTGTTTGCTAGCGAAATCAACTAAATCCGATACCCaaagttagcttgctagctaaattACTTTTTAATCGCGACAGCTGTCAAGTGGAATTTAGCTGGCGTTTTAACTATGGCTGTAAACAAGTTATTTTATGTGCATAAACTAATTCGAGGTACGCGTATCTCCAGTTTATATCCTATTTCATGTACTTTTTATTCTGCTCTCGTCTTGACCAGCAAGCAAAGCGAGATTCTCCCTTCAGAACTCGGAAACCCGGAAATGGGCCGTCCAACACAAAATGGAGGCAGGTAACAGGATCACTGCCGACGAGTTTATCAACtgaccatttattttgggactGTTCTTGCGTCAAGAGGAGAAAAGAAAACGACTTAATCTTAGacttttattttgatccaaaatgatatggaccctgatttaacttgttcatttgtttatttttcttggAAGATCCTTTATCCATCAAATGAAGTGGGCAAAAAACAAACCCGTCTTCACATTatttaaattatattttgaaatcagtaaatgtaaaaacaaaaaaagcaATACCCACCATAACTTTGACAAATTGAAAATGTATTCGATATGCAATGCCCGCCTGTTAGGTGtatgtactcttgtttgtatatttgtttttgtatttgtgttcattaaaaaaaggaaaaaaatatgaaaataaaagtTTAGCAACTGGGAACAGCAACCTCCATGGAATGAAACCTGTAGGACGCTTGAGAAACGATCTATAATTTGTTAACTTGGGACACCCTCGAGTGTGTGGAGCAGGGTCCTCTTCTTGCTTTTGCCTCATGTCAGATGTGTTCATGCATGCATAATGTTAAGAAAAATGTACAAATATTGCTTGTAAGAGAAACCTATATGCATTTCACTGAGTCTGATACGGTCAAGTGAACAAACTGGGATAATCATTGCACTTAGTGAATCTGAATTCATTTTACAAAAATATTGTGATATCCCAGACAGACAATCTGACACTAGGTATTTTGCAAAGATACATCTTTATTTGAAAATCTTATAAAATGACTCCATTTGCATGAGATGTTGCATTGCCATTCACCCAAGACTTGACAGATCAAAAGGCACTGTTGAACATCTCTGCTCTCTGTTGTACTGATATTTAGTTGTTGCATAATTCAGACCCAGGACACCAATTTAGACCCGAGTCTTGTTCAATTAGGCACACATGGGAGCAAACATTTTCAAATGGAAATGCAAAAGATCATTCCTATTGAAAAGTTTCAGGTAGTGCCTGCCGCCTCCACTTCAAGTAATTTGTTCCCATTTGGAACCTATTGAACAGGGCCCGGTTTCACAAAAACATCTTAAGGCGAAGTTCATCGTTATAACCTTTGTAGGCGCATCGTTAAATCTGAGCGGTTTCCAAAAAACATCTTTGGACTTAAATGCTCGTAATCGAATGCCTGGCTCAGACCACTCGTAGCACAGCTATGTACATCGTTAGATGCTACTTGCCCTCCGGCATCACTTGATACACATATCTCCACTAAACATAAAATCACAGTTTATTTGCCTCTGACTGCTGAGAACTTCAGAACGGAGTTCACTACAAATACAAAGATGCCAACATCTTTGCAATTGATACAAACAAGCGAGGTATAAAAACACGCTTCAAATTAAAACTGAGATGATTGCGTTAAAATATAAATAGCCTACAGTAAGTAGGATATAGACCCATTTTAAAtcatattgaaatacatttcatgttcaatcaaATGAGTTCCATTTTGCTACTTGTATGATATTGTCTGTAATTTGTCTTAATATACATTTCACATTGTGCCAAATCTTGGTTTGCCTAATATTTTAGTCATATGTGATATCTTTCTGTGAGCTGATCCATCGTCAGTATCGTGGAATAATTAgaatgttaaggtaagatttgaatggagaaagctgatcagAGAGCAGCGTTGTATTTATCCGATCCTATCAGTATCGACACATGCCTCAACGACACACTTAGTGAACGCTCTCTCTGCCTGGTGTTTAGGGatgcattccagccggtgtctattccaaaAATTAGCACCGGCTAAAGCTATGACGTTGAAATACCTAGCTCCCATTTCTTTTCGACTAGCAGTTGATTTTCAACAGAGGAGACTTGTATACACCTTGCTGTCCATctttgacatttgcaacattgtatcaaaattgaaattcgatctccagctatcccatagtaatgaacgtgtgtCGGGagttggcaggcaggcaggcagacaggcagacagcttttctcagccaatcgaaatcatgaatcaactcacatcatttttatggatatacacaaagaaatgtcaataggATCGGTAAAACGAAATGCAGCTAGTTTGTAGTCTtttcagcttcagtttgaaggGATTGTGTTAGCTTACTCCTctgaacagtgtcctgacgagaaaTGTCTctggaaaacagcttaaacaaacagttactttgctgttattctggttgcactgtttgacgtgactaagttaaccgtagttggctagctagcaagcaagggataacaATGTTGCCAGCCagcatggcaatggaacatttcgaatgaacgactgggttgcgtccacagatacagaacaaaagaagtgaacgactgggtcgtgtctctgGTAACCGATAGAATTAATGACCAGCCTGCCTGGGTAGCAACCTAAGATTTGTGTCTGGcttgcgtccatagatacagaacataacCCAGTCATTTAAATCAGATGGCAAAATTGATATAGATATGCAAATACTAGTGGTTTGATTCAATCATTTTTTCACAGAGGTATGCCTCAGCCTAGAGGCTGATTGACAAGCAACGTAATTGAGGCATTGTCAAAAGACAATCAGTTGAATTacgaaatttaaaaaatatatattcccttAGATTTTTCCGCTTCTTCCCCTCAGGTTAATTTCAGATCACCAATGCCAGGCCcaggtttcccaaaagcatcccATGGTTCTAAGATGAACTTAACCTTAAAATGTTTTTGGCAAACCAGGCCCAGAGATTAACACATGCGCTCAGCTGAAATATACCACAAGTATCCTCATTCTTAATGCACATGGcagagagcagcagcacacaTTTCTTAGAACAAAATTTCAAGTATAATCTTGAGAATCCCGATTAAAATAGTCCAGAAGATGGACTCCTCTTCCTCAAAGTCATCCTCTGGAGCATATCTCTGCTTCCCCCCTTCCTCCTCAGAGGGGTACAACCTTTTATCAAACGGGTCCTGGAGGGAAGTCTGATCGTAAAACACCCTCATCTCAAACTCGCTCTCCTGGTGCGACGGGTGGCCATAAATGCCAATCCCCACGGGCCTCACAAAGTCTCCAGGCACTACGACCACGTCCTGGCCGCAGGTGACCGACTGCAGCTTGTAGTTGTCGAAGCTGGGCCGCAGAGTTTTGTCCGAGACATACAGGTCTGCGTCCCCCTTGAGGCTGCGCATGTGCAGGATGATCTTGCCGTCGTGGTTGAGCCGCAGGTAGCTGTAGTTCCCCGCCCCGATGTGGCCCTGCACCACGTGGAGCAGGACCCACTCCTTAGGAAGGGCATCCTCTTCCAAAGAGTGCAGGAACCCCCCAGTCTGAGACAGGAGGAATGCCACAGCCAGCAGGCTGCTGCACAGCACCATAGTGTAGATGGATGGTCAGAGTCACCAACTGGACAACACCCACCTTCTACCATCTGTTGATAACCTGAAGGGCAACACAGAAACAAATGCattacctacagtacagtataagcATGATAAAGCTTGTACAGGGCAAATCCTCAAGGGGGAAATATGGTCTTCAGCCAGAACATAGTGTCAGACTGCCAATTGACTTTTAAGGGATGTTTAGAAAACTGACACCTCCTGTCTGTAGAGCACTGTATTGGCTACAAGCCAAGCCTATATCTGCTCTATAAATACAGTAGCAAGCTAGCTTCTTCTAAAGATTAGCAATGTGTGACCTCTGCAACCTTGTACTATACTACACATGTTTAGCAGTTACTTCTTGAGTAGCCATCAGTAAAGACGGTACGCCCACCCTATCTGTCTGCCTTGCATTGACTGCTGGCTAATGCTCACTTGCACATGTCCGTCTAAGTCGCTGGCCTGTGAATTAGTTATTAGAGCAGCCACAGACTGGCTAATCCCATTAACAAAATAGCTTATAAAGCTAGACTCAGTTATGCGCTAAAGCAGAATATAGTCCTAAAGCAATTGTTTGCTTTCCAACGTTTGACAGCGCGTGGCCATGATGTGGACACTTTAGCTAGATAGCGAAAAGTCAAGTGAGTATTTTTCTTGTGGCTAGTTGACTATATGCAAAATTCATATATTTAACAACACATATGCAAATAGCTTTCACTTGATATGAACATAGCTACATTTCATCAGCCTTGCAAGGAGCAAGCTACTGCTGCCAGCGTTCTTCATCCGAGCAAGCTGACTAGCTTGCTAACTGGCTACGCTAAATTAACGTTACATTGCTATCTAACGTTAACGTTAGTTGTCTAGCACAAACAACTTTCCGGGGCGACGAGAAGCAACAATTACTATTATCACAATATTTAGCAGGTTTGTGGAACAACAAAATTAGCTACTCACCAGCACATTGTTCCGAGCACAGATTTAGTAATGGTTATTGTTTTGCCAGTAACTAACGAACCAGTCAGTGTAAAGTTCACTTCTTCCGTTTTCCGGAGTCTCTCACACCTAAACATCCACTGGCGCCGCCTACGGTGCAGGGAATGTAGCACATTCATAATTGAACACAAACAAGAAACACTGGGCCTATATTAATCACGTCATCCTAAAAATTTACATTTGATATGGGAACTTCTATATAAATAGACAATTGTGATCTTCACCAGTTCTAAGTTATTTACAGTAACCTGATCTATTTATGGTCAAGTTCATACCCACACCCCTCAGTAACTTGGTTGTAAACTTCACACAGCAGTAATGTAGTTGCTAGGGGAGCTCTGAACCCCAAACACCATTTTAGTAGCCTACAAAGAGATACAAAAAACGTTACTACACATTGGTCGAATGATGTCAGCATTATTTCTTTGTATAAAATGCTTACACATTACATCAATGCATGAAGTGGTTAGACCACCAGTCCCCAACCCCGTTATATACAGCCGTCAAGATCAGGTTTCTTTCTAGTATTACAGTTTCCAAGCACTGTGCGTTGGATTATagaaaggggtaaaaaataaataaactggaTTTGAAGACTCATTAGCATATCAATGCATCATCCGATCAAGGTACTGTAAACCAAGGTGAAAAGACAATCTCTCATAGTGAAGGATATTACCACGTTAGTTTATTGTACTGTATTTGCAACACCAGCGTCACAGCCGTTCTGccaaaaacttttttttcttctcggAAGCAATGTGACATTCAAAACGAAGTTTGACCAATGAGATGATGAAAAACGGAGTCCTTTTCCCCCACCCACTACCACAAAGCGTTGGACTGCAGCGTAATACTGCAATGAAAATATAACGGCATGTAAATCTCAGATATACCAACATCCCCCACCGCAAGTTTACACCTTGTGAAACAAAATGTAAAGACTGATTTTACTTCCCACCATCTACACATCATACCCATTTTCTTTATTCTCATTTAGGTCAACTTTAATTATGTACAGCGTCCATTTCTATTGCAGTTTTTCCTAGAACCATTTGTAATCTATTTATGATCATGTTTTTGCTTATTAGGATCATACAAAAAATTTAATTGTATTAAGAATTGTTAAATTACATATCAACTGGTTTCCAGGCATGCACACTCACACCTCAATCATAAATCAACTCTACTAGTTTGACATTGAagtctttttcttctttttttacttTAATGAACACCAACTGTATTTTTAAACAAAAGCACAACAAAATGTTCCAGGGAAAGAGGGACAATTATTTTGATGACCTTCTCCGGTAAATGTTTTCTAAGCCACATCAAATTCTATGTAGATATACTCGTTCAACAAGTCTGTGTAGATCTGTTATGAAACAATATTTTTACTTTGCAGTGGAATATCACCCACTTCAGTGTAATAATTATTGCAAACCACTTTACCAATTTAAGGCTTCAGAGTTCAATAGCAGTGTTAAGTAAATCCTATCATTTCAAAGTTCAAACTGGGCCAGTACATCATTAAGTTTTTAAACTAAAGTTTCCTGGTGTTAACTGCACTAAAGGCCCAAGTAGTGTTGTTTTACTAATTATTAAGAATAAATGAATGTTTTTCCTCAACGTTAAAATCACTGCATCttaaaaaaaacaggtttttgaaaaCAAGATGTAATTTTGTATATAATGTGGCAGATGAAGAAACCATTTAATTATGCATGTTTGTCATACTATACATAATTCTGTAACTTTACCGAGGGCTGATAATACAGGCTAcagaagagggaaggggggtTGATGTGGGGAAGGTATGTATCAAATGCCAGAGTAGGATGATggatggagggggaagaggggcaGGTAAGGTAACGATGAACATCGCTATTCAGATTTGTGGAACGTCTTTGCAAGTATGCTTGCATTAAACAGTATACATGTAGTACCATGCTAGCGCTGCTCACCTTTTGTCCTAACCGTTATTAGAGATGGAGATCAGTGCCATGAGTTCATTTAACTACAGCCAACAAAACATCAAACGCTATATTATCCCCATTCTG
This sequence is a window from Oncorhynchus kisutch isolate 150728-3 linkage group LG1, Okis_V2, whole genome shotgun sequence. Protein-coding genes within it:
- the LOC109889059 gene encoding UPF0669 protein C6orf120 homolog; protein product: MVLCSSLLAVAFLLSQTGGFLHSLEEDALPKEWVLLHVVQGHIGAGNYSYLRLNHDGKIILHMRSLKGDADLYVSDKTLRPSFDNYKLQSVTCGQDVVVVPGDFVRPVGIGIYGHPSHQESEFEMRVFYDQTSLQDPFDKRLYPSEEEGGKQRYAPEDDFEEEESIFWTILIGILKIILEILF